Sequence from the Maribellus comscasis genome:
AGCCCTGTTTCTTGTTTTATATGGAATTGTAAAATAAAACCTGGAGCCAACTCCTTCTTTTGAATCCAGGCCAATTTCTCCGCGCAACAAATCGATATTTCCTTTACAAATTGCAAGTCCCAGCCCAATACCGTCATATAATCTCATGAGATTATTGTCTGCTTTCCGGAAACGTTCAAAAATCTTTTCGTGTAGCTCACTCTTAATCCCTATCCCGGTATCTTCAACATAAAATTTTAGCTTTTTATTTTTGATGTAATAACCAAATTCGATGTATCCCTTTTCAGTAAATTTTATTGAATTGCTAACCAGGTTTATAAGAATCTGCCTTAATTTCGAACGATCGGTGAGCACAAAAACTGACTTGTTATCCAGGCCTTTGGTCAGGATAAATTTTACTTTAGAGGGAATCCGTGGACTGAAAACGGTGTAAATGTCTTCTAACAATTCGTTAATATTTACAATTTCATCGTTAACCTTAATATTTCCTGACTGAATCATCGAAATATCAAGTACATCATTTACAATGGAAAGAAGTTGTTTTGATGACTTTGTAATTATTTTAATATATTCTTTCTTTTGGTTTTCGGGCAAATCATCAAACTCAAGCAAACTGGCAAAGCCAATAATGCCGTTCATAGGAGTACGAATTTCATGTGAGATATTCTGCAAAAACGACGTTTTTAAACGGTCACTTTCTTTAGCCTCCTGTTCAGCTTTACGCAGTCTTTCCAAATGCCGTTTAAGAAGGATGTAAAACAAAACTCCCGTTAAAATTACATAGAACCATCCTTTTAATGTTTGCAGTTGAGTAAGGTATGCGGCATCTTTTGCAAATGTGTGGAGAATTTTGTCAGAAAAAAGAATCCACAGACCACCTATTAACAGGTAA
This genomic interval carries:
- a CDS encoding response regulator; amino-acid sequence: MKISLKFEYKITLAYLLIGGLWILFSDKILHTFAKDAAYLTQLQTLKGWFYVILTGVLFYILLKRHLERLRKAEQEAKESDRLKTSFLQNISHEIRTPMNGIIGFASLLEFDDLPENQKKEYIKIITKSSKQLLSIVNDVLDISMIQSGNIKVNDEIVNINELLEDIYTVFSPRIPSKVKFILTKGLDNKSVFVLTDRSKLRQILINLVSNSIKFTEKGYIEFGYYIKNKKLKFYVEDTGIGIKSELHEKIFERFRKADNNLMRLYDGIGLGLAICKGNIDLLRGEIGLDSKEGVGSRFYFTIPYKTRNRAVELNSLESDFVANPKNESLILVVEDDKSNLRYVMEILRRAQINYAVAKNGKEAVEICKTEKNIFMVLMDLKMPVMDGYQATKKIKDIRSDLPVIAQTAFAFEEEKQKVLESGFDDYLSKPFNRKELLKIIKEYQQFN